The window GGAGATGAAGTCGTAGTAAGTCGCCTCGATCATGATTCAAATATTCGTCCTTGGATTCAAGCTGCCGAAGCCGTTGGTGCAACGGTGCGTTGGGCAGAATTCGATGTTGAAACATCGGAGTTAAGCGTTGAGGCCGTTGAAGCGGTTTTATCTAGCAGAACGAAGTTAGTAGCGATAACAGGTGCCGGAAACACAATTGGTACACGTCCGGATTTAAAGGCAATTGGTATAGCCGTTCATAAAGTAGGGGCGCTGTTCTATGTTGATGGTGTGCATTTAACTCCTCATACGCCAATTAGTGTTAAAGATATCGACGCCGATTTTTTCGGTTTTTCTTTTTATAAGTTGATGGGTCCGCACTGCGGCGTATTGGCAGCGGATCCGGCTCTTCTTGACTCTCTTAACAATGACAAATTACTTCCTTCAACGAGTAATGTTCCAGAGAAATTTGAATTCGGAACACTGCCGTATGAAATTATGGCAGGTTGTACAGCGGCCGTAGATTTCATTGCTGAGATGGCACCGAGTACAGGAGTAACTCGACGTGAGAAAATAGTTAACTCTATGAATGCCTTAGAAAAGTACGAAGAGGAGCTGATGGAATATTTAGAAAGTGCGATTACATCACTGCCTGGTGTAACACTGTACGGACACGCTGCACGCCGCACACCTACTATCTATTTTTCATTTATCGGCCATAACAGCAGTGATATCTATCAGGCATTAGCTGAAAAGAAAGTGAATCTTCCAGCTCATAACTTCTATGCCTTAGAAGTTTCGAGGAAACTCGGTTTGGGTGATGCCGGGGCTTTAAGGGCAGGTCTTGCGCCATATTCAACTCGAAACGATGTAGATCGTTTAATTTCAGGACTTCGGGAGATAGTCGGTAAGTAATTCACAAATAACGCACAAAAAACCTTGAGGATTTACACCAACGAGAGCTCTATTTTTAGCTCATCCGCAAGAGCGTGTGATGAATCGGAGGGGACAATGAAACTATTACGGCGAAGCATTGCAGCCGCCACTATGGCCGGCCTCTTTGTTCTTGTGGGTAACTCAGGTGCAAAGGCAAATCCGGCAAAGCCAATTAAACCTGATAATTCTTAATGAGGAGAATTAAAAAAGGAGTCAGTCCCCCTGACTCCTTTTTTAATTTCTGCACTCTAGCTAAAACCTAAAGATTCATAGAGTTTCAAAGCCTTTTCGTTGTCGGCATCGACATACAGCATGGTTTCATTAATACCTAGTGAAAATAGATAGTTCATTGCAGCAATTGAAACCGCACGTCCAATTCCATGACCGAAATATTCTGGATCAACTCCCACGACATAAAGCTCGCCGACTGGTGCTTGGTTTACGAGATCATGATGAATCTTTGTCCAGCAGGTACCGACTAAGCGCCCATTCTCTACTGCTAAGAAAAATCCATTGGAGTCAAACCATGGTTCGGCCATACGGTTTTCAAAATCTTGCATCTCCCAGTTGCCTTGATCAGGGTGATTAATAAAAATCCTATTATTGAGCTCTAACCAGGAAGATTTATCCAGAACGGGATCGAAAACTCTTATCGTAAAGCCATGGTCAGTATCGGGTATCCGACTATGCAGCGATCGGTGAATCTTTAATATGTGGCGCATTTATACGCGTTCGTTGATGGAGCCCTCTTTACCACCAGTAGGCATTGTGAAGCGATATCCAACATTTCGTACCGTCCCGATAATGGCTTCAAACTCTGGGCCGAGTTTTGAACGCAAGCGACGGATATGTACATCGACCGTTCGCGTTCCGCCAAAATAGTCATAACCCCAGATCTCTTGTAACAACTGCGCCCGTGTAAATACGCGACCAGGATGCTGAGCTAAGTATTTGAGAAGTTCGAACTCTTTAAAAGTTAAATCTAGGACATTGCCTTTTAAACGCGCGGTATAGCTAGATTCATCTATAACAACATCACCAGTACGGATCTCACCTGAGTGTGGATCACTCAAGGCAATTACTGCATGATGCTTACCAACGGCAATTCGGATTCGAGCATCAACTTCGGCCGGTCCGGATGTATCCAGCATGACATCGTCAATGCCCCACTCTGCACTGACTGCAGACAAGCCACCTTCAGTTGTAATAACAATGATGGGGCAACCAAGTCCAGTAGTTGCTAATAAGCGCGCAAGTGATTTTGCTCCAGGCAAATCGCGACGAGCATCAACAAGAATGACATCCACATCTGGAACATCGACGAGGACACTGGCCTCTGCCGGCAAAATGCGAACGTGGTGCGCTAGCAAACCAAGTGCAGGTAGAACTTCTGCGCTCGCGCCAGATGCATTTGTAAGTAGCAACACCTTGGACATTGGTACAGACTACTCTCGTGAAATCATTGCTTCCACTCGTGATCGTTCTTGGCTTGGCCAGCATTTATGGGTTCTGGTATCAGCGATCTCGAGGCACGGTGAAAGAGAAATCTGGCCAGTCAGTAATCACTCAGTCGATGATTGGCGCTGAATTCGGCTCCAAAGCAACACTGGTGCAGTTCTCTTCGGCCTTCTGTACCCCATGTAGAGCAACGAGAGTTTTACTCGAGAATCTTGTGGCTCAGATGGAAGATGTAAAGCATGTCGAGGTCGATGCCGAAGCGAATTTAGAGCTTGTTCGGGAGTTAAATATCTTGA is drawn from Candidatus Planktophila sp. and contains these coding sequences:
- a CDS encoding aminotransferase class V-fold PLP-dependent enzyme, whose protein sequence is GDEVVVSRLDHDSNIRPWIQAAEAVGATVRWAEFDVETSELSVEAVEAVLSSRTKLVAITGAGNTIGTRPDLKAIGIAVHKVGALFYVDGVHLTPHTPISVKDIDADFFGFSFYKLMGPHCGVLAADPALLDSLNNDKLLPSTSNVPEKFEFGTLPYEIMAGCTAAVDFIAEMAPSTGVTRREKIVNSMNALEKYEEELMEYLESAITSLPGVTLYGHAARRTPTIYFSFIGHNSSDIYQALAEKKVNLPAHNFYALEVSRKLGLGDAGALRAGLAPYSTRNDVDRLISGLREIVGK
- a CDS encoding GNAT family N-acetyltransferase produces the protein MRHILKIHRSLHSRIPDTDHGFTIRVFDPVLDKSSWLELNNRIFINHPDQGNWEMQDFENRMAEPWFDSNGFFLAVENGRLVGTCWTKIHHDLVNQAPVGELYVVGVDPEYFGHGIGRAVSIAAMNYLFSLGINETMLYVDADNEKALKLYESLGFS
- a CDS encoding response regulator transcription factor — protein: MSKVLLLTNASGASAEVLPALGLLAHHVRILPAEASVLVDVPDVDVILVDARRDLPGAKSLARLLATTGLGCPIIVITTEGGLSAVSAEWGIDDVMLDTSGPAEVDARIRIAVGKHHAVIALSDPHSGEIRTGDVVIDESSYTARLKGNVLDLTFKEFELLKYLAQHPGRVFTRAQLLQEIWGYDYFGGTRTVDVHIRRLRSKLGPEFEAIIGTVRNVGYRFTMPTGGKEGSINERV
- a CDS encoding thioredoxin family protein codes for the protein MKSLLPLVIVLGLASIYGFWYQRSRGTVKEKSGQSVITQSMIGAEFGSKATLVQFSSAFCTPCRATRVLLENLVAQMEDVKHVEVDAEANLELVRELNILSTPTTLILDSKGREVGRAVGAPKREQVIQALEALRE